Proteins encoded together in one Candidatus Sulfotelmatobacter sp. window:
- a CDS encoding aconitase family protein: protein MINSLLERKIEKRPDKVRLQGRILFLTEDPELIKRQLAGEDLPWDTKHPEKNPKLRDDISTDEITPAHYCFYFDETLGEIPYLGLKCGSVTPIGRGEVKRGGFVCAVSGKRRGKGSSREQSPYAEMCAGIQVVIAENIERIYKQNCQNLGLLTSTSFSLIDRIRSGEEIALSEFTAGEDEITRQVIEYGGLFPFNVARMQGKVFLPPIENAGKTARATLPMTVAEKIFARHMIRPNVGTDAFVRPAERSEAGPEAGVDKVGVPSVKPGDTGFARADLRFSHEYVTPMAAIFFERYVGKDAKVNDPSSIIFFRDHLTFLDEVISEEKKKLGLLDLATQLKLKQQDFAAKQGIRLHGELTDRKGSEGICHSIVLESYALPGQLNIGSDSHTPHVGAIGCVAFGIGTTDVFNSWITKDVRVKVPESVRIVIRGKKNANVTAKDFILKILSLDYVRSGKALAKVMEYAGEAIEELSVDERATMTNMAAEIGGFTGIVAPDKKAVDFLVERRGMDRKKAEAMIEGLYSDPGAQYAHIIELDAAEITPMVATPGDPGNGKYIRELNTPVPIEIAYGGTCTAGKNEDMDMYALVLADALKHGKRVSDSVQFYIQFGSQETREYCLRRGYLDVFQKSGAHVIEPSCGACINAGPGVSTRPDQVVISAQNRNFPGRSGPGQMYLASPLTVAASAVAGYIVEYEPSETKELVGA, encoded by the coding sequence CGCCGGCGCACTATTGTTTTTATTTTGACGAGACGCTGGGCGAGATTCCTTATCTCGGATTGAAATGCGGCAGCGTTACGCCCATCGGCCGCGGCGAGGTAAAGCGCGGCGGCTTCGTGTGCGCGGTGAGCGGAAAGCGGCGCGGCAAGGGCTCAAGCCGCGAGCAGTCTCCCTATGCCGAGATGTGCGCCGGCATTCAAGTGGTGATCGCTGAAAACATCGAACGCATCTACAAGCAGAATTGCCAGAACCTGGGCCTTCTCACCTCGACGAGTTTTTCTTTGATCGACCGCATTCGCAGCGGGGAAGAGATTGCGCTGAGCGAATTCACCGCCGGCGAGGATGAGATTACGCGCCAAGTGATCGAATATGGCGGCCTGTTTCCCTTCAATGTTGCGCGCATGCAGGGTAAGGTATTCTTGCCGCCGATCGAGAACGCGGGCAAGACCGCCCGCGCCACACTGCCCATGACGGTAGCAGAGAAGATCTTCGCCCGTCACATGATCCGCCCCAACGTGGGGACGGACGCATTCGTCCGTCCGGCCGAGCGCAGCGAGGCCGGCCCCGAAGCCGGAGTAGACAAAGTCGGAGTTCCCTCCGTTAAGCCCGGCGACACGGGCTTCGCCCGCGCCGATCTGCGCTTTAGCCACGAATACGTCACGCCCATGGCCGCGATTTTCTTCGAGCGCTACGTAGGCAAGGACGCGAAGGTCAACGATCCCTCGAGCATCATCTTTTTCCGCGATCACCTGACGTTTCTCGACGAAGTGATTTCCGAAGAGAAGAAAAAGCTCGGCCTGCTCGACCTGGCGACGCAACTCAAACTCAAGCAGCAGGACTTCGCCGCCAAGCAGGGCATTCGTCTACACGGCGAATTGACCGACCGCAAAGGCTCCGAGGGCATTTGCCACTCGATCGTGCTCGAAAGTTATGCGCTGCCGGGGCAGTTGAATATCGGCTCCGACTCGCACACTCCGCATGTGGGCGCGATTGGCTGCGTGGCCTTCGGCATCGGCACCACCGATGTGTTCAATTCGTGGATCACAAAGGACGTGCGCGTGAAAGTTCCCGAGTCGGTGCGCATCGTGATTCGCGGCAAGAAAAACGCGAACGTCACTGCGAAAGATTTCATCCTCAAGATTTTGAGCCTCGATTACGTGCGCAGCGGCAAAGCGCTGGCCAAAGTGATGGAATATGCGGGCGAGGCCATCGAAGAGTTGAGCGTCGACGAGCGCGCCACCATGACAAACATGGCGGCGGAGATTGGCGGATTTACTGGCATCGTTGCTCCCGACAAAAAGGCCGTAGATTTCCTCGTCGAGCGCCGCGGCATGGACCGAAAAAAAGCCGAGGCGATGATCGAAGGCCTATACAGCGATCCGGGAGCGCAGTACGCGCACATCATAGAACTCGATGCGGCGGAGATCACGCCCATGGTCGCTACACCGGGCGATCCAGGAAATGGAAAATATATTCGCGAACTGAATACGCCGGTGCCGATTGAGATTGCCTACGGCGGCACCTGCACCGCCGGCAAGAACGAAGACATGGACATGTACGCGCTGGTTCTAGCCGACGCCCTCAAACATGGCAAGCGCGTGTCCGATTCGGTGCAGTTCTACATCCAATTCGGATCGCAGGAGACGCGCGAATACTGCCTGCGCCGCGGATATCTGGACGTGTTCCAGAAATCTGGCGCGCACGTGATCGAGCCCAGTTGCGGAGCCTGCATCAATGCCGGGCCGGGAGTGTCGACGCGTCCCGATCAGGTCGTGATCAGCGCCCAGAACCGCAACTTTCCCGGCCGCAGCGGGCCCGGGCAGATGTATCTTGCTTCACCGCTGACGGTGGCAGCAAGCGCGGTGGCGGGATACATCGTGGAGTATGAGCCGAGCGAGACGAAGGAGTTAGTGGGAGCCTAG